CGTGGCCACGTTGGGGGGCTGGTGGAGGCTGAGTGCTGGACCGCTGTTGCTGTTGGGTGCCGAACTTGCAATACTGGGTGTGTGCACGATGCATTCCCATTGGGTGCATCTACGGATATTCGAAAGCAAGGGAAGACGTTCGCACAAATTCAGCGTTCGCCTGCCTATTCCAACCCGATTCGCGGCATGGGGACTGAGAAATTTCGGTCATTACGCGACGGGACTCGATCGAACCGGAGTAGATGAAATCCTGCTTGCCTTGGATGAGTTGGAAAACAACCTGGCGCAGGGACCGCCAATCCTCATCGACATCACGGATGGCGATAAGGGAGAGCGAGTCGAAGTCACGTTGGGTTGATCTTTTGAGGCGGGAGGTAATCGCGGTGCAGTATTGTAGACAAGTGAAATTGATCCCAATGAATTACTGGGCAAGGAGTCAGTTATGGCTACGACAGATGAACGGATGAAAATCCTGAAGATGGTCGAGGAGGGGAAGATCTCCGCGGATGAAGGCGCTCGCCTTCTTTCTGCGCTGGCGAAACAAAAATTGCAGCAGACGATCCAGAGCGGCGACGCGCGCTGGCTGCGTGTCCGGGTGACCGATTTGCGAACGGGGAAGGAATCCGTCAAGGTAAACCTGCCGATCGATTTGGTGAACGTCGGCCTGCGTATGGGGGCGCGTTTCGTGCCCTCCATCGAGCAAGAAGTCGCCATGGAGGAAATGATCGATGCCTTGAATCAAGGCCTGACGGGGAAGGTTGTGGACATCGTGGACGAGGAAGAGGGTCACCACGTCGAATTGTTCATCGAGTGAAGCATTCCGAACGGGTGCAATTCCAATACAGTACAATGTATCTGTGATGGGAGCTCAAGCTCGAGTTTTGCAGCAGAGGAGAAAGGGATGAATCGTTTCGCACTGCGGTGGATCATAAACATGATCGCACTTTATGTTACGGTCGGCACCGGATGGATTTCGGGAATTCATGCCGAAAACACCACAGGTCTGGCGATTTTGGCAATGGCGTTGGTCTTTACATTGGTACACAACGTATTGAGTCCATTGTTGAAGCTGCTCAGTTGTTCACTAATCGTGCTGACGATGGGGTTGTTCGTCCTCATCATCAATACTTTTCTGTTCTGGCTTACGGGTTGGATCGGAAATTCTTTCACGCCGGGTTTCGGATACACCGTCGACTCGGTGTGGGCTGCGTTTCTGGGCTCCCTTGTCGTTGGGGTCGTCAACATCGTATTGTCCTTCGTTTTTCGGGAGGAATTGAAAAGCAAGCGCGAGCGCAGCAGGGATTGAGCCGTTTTCTTTCAATTTTCTTGATGCCATCTACGATCTTCACAGCGCATGAATCAAGGCCATGAGCCGCTGATTTTAGACGCTTGAAGGGCGAAAATCGGGGGAAAAGTCTGCAGGAAGGCCTTTCGAACGGCTTGTTTTTATGCCTTTTTTACTATATGAATCGGGCATGAATATTGTTTGCCCGCACATGCCCCTATGCTATACTCGCACCAGTACACAAATCCTTCTCGACGGTGTATGCTCGATCGAGTAAGCGTCGATGGCGATATCCGAAACCGCCGCCGAAGGGTAAGTGGCCTCAATGACATCTGATTTGCCTGCAACGGAGCGTGCACGCGCCTCTCTTGAGCTTCTGTATTCGATTAGTCGCGAGTTGACCTCGGAGCTGGATCTCAACGAACTCCTGCAGCGTATTTTAAAGTTGACGAGCGAGAAAGTCGCCGCGATCAGCGGCAGCATCATCGTTCTCGATGAAAATGGCCACTTGACGGAAGGGGCGGTTTTCTATGATGGTAAGGTCATCGATCATACCACCGAGAAATTGGAGGATCCCTTCGATCGGGGCCTGGCCGGCTGGGTATTTGAGAACCGAAAGCCGGCTTTCGTTTCCAGTACGCTCGATGACGAACGTTGGCTGCAGCAAAGCGCAGATGAAGCAGATGAAGGCAGCCGCTCGGCGATCAGCGTCCCCCTGCTCCTCCGCGAGCGTGTTGTGGGCGTGCTTACCATGGTCCACTCCCAGACGAGTTATTTCAGTGAAGATGACCTGACGTTACTGCAAGCCATCGCGGATCAGGCGAGCGTGGCGGTCGAGAACGCACGCCTTTTCACCGCCGAGCAGGAGCGGCGCCGTTTCGCGTCGACTCTACAGGAAATTGCACGCACGATCAACGCGACGCTCGATCCAACGCAGGTTTTCTCACAGATTCTCGATCAACTCGCGCGCTTGATCACTTACGACAGTGCCAGCATCTTCGTAGTAGAAGGTGAAAATCTCACGCTTGTCGCAGCGCGGGGATTAAAAGACGAAGCTGCTATTCTTGGTATGAAAGTACCCATTGGATTAAACACGTTGACCGGAGCGGTAATAAAAAATGCCGAACCGCTGTGTGTGGAAAACGTGCAATTGGATGATCGTTGGATCAAATGGGAAAAACATCCCGAATCGGAAACCATCCGCAGTTGGATCGGAGCTCCGCTGATCGTACGTGATCGGGCAGTGGGGGTTTTAAACGTCGATAACAACAGCGCGGGTGTATTCGGCCCCGCTGAGGTGGAATTGGTCACGGCTTTTGCGGAGCAGGCGGCAACGGCGGTGGCGAACACGCAGTTGTTCGCCGAAAGCCAACGCAGAGTACAGGCGCTTTCCGCCTTGGCACACACTGCCCAGGTGGTCACCGAAAGCATCAACATCGACGAAGTAATCAAGCGCATTCTGAAACGAACCTTGTCCAGCCTGGATGCGGAAGCCGCCTCTGTGGCCTTGCTCGACGAGACGACAGACACGCTCGAATTCAAATTCGTGAGTGGCAAATCGGCCGATCATCTGGTCGGTTTGCGATTGAAGCGGGGTCAGGGAATCGCCGGTTGGGTCGTCGAAAACAGCGAACCAGTCGTGATCCCCGACGTACAAAAGGACTCGCGTTTCTTTCCAAAAATCGACGAACAGACCGGCTTCATCACCAATTCCATCGTGGCAGCTCCGATCATGGCCGAATCCAGGACGATCGGCGTGCTGGAAGCGATCAACCATCGGGGAGACACCTTTCGCGAAGAACAGATCGAACTTTTGATGGGCATTGCCTACCTGGCGGGGTCGGCGATCATTCGCGCCAGACTCTTCTCGGAAACCCGGTCCGCCCAGATGCGCTACGCCAGCTTGTTCGAGGACAGCATCGATCCATTACTCATAACGGATTTAAATGGGTCGATCAAAGACGCAAACCGTCATGCGGAACGCTTCCTGGGTCAATCTCGAGAGAGCCTGCGCGAGCGTTCGGTCTTCGAGTTGGGCATTCCGTATGCGGACAAGGTGGAGCAGGAATTGGCGCAACTCGATCCCGGTGAGACTTTCTCGTCGGAACCTCCGATGCCGCAGAGTGAAGATCAAAGCTTGCCGATCGAGATTCATGTCAAACGGATCGACATCGATCAACAACCGGTGTTTCAATGGATTTTGCGGGATGTATCCGAACGCATCGAATTGGAACAACTGCGTTCGGATCTGACGTCGATGATTTTCCATGATTTGCGTGCGCCCATCGGTAACATCATTTCGAGTCTCGAGGTCCTGGAGACGTCGACGGTGAAGGAGGATGAGGCTTTTCAATCCGTGCTATCCATCGCACAGCGTTCCAGCCGACGCGCATCGCGATTGATCGAGTCGCTGCTCGATCTCGATCGCCTCGAGGCAGGAAATGCGGTCATCGATAAACAAAAAACATCGATCACCGCGCTCATTAAAGAAGCGGTCGAAGAAGTTCGACCCATGGCCGAGGCGAAAGAGCATACGCTGGAAATCGAGCCCATGCCGGAACTACCCGAGGTGGATATCGATTTCGATTTAATCCTGCGCGTTATGACGAATCTGCTGGAGAACGCGATCAAATACACGCGGACGGGTGGGGAAATCCGTGTGTCTGCACAAAAAGCAAAAGGGGTTCTCGATGTCAGCGTCAGAGACAGCGGCAGCGGAATTCCTCCTGCAGATCGAAAACGCATCTTCGAGAAATATGCACGCATTCACCGCAAGGGGAAGCCAAAAGGTAGGGGGCTCGGGCTTGCATTCTGCCGTCTCGCTGTGGAAGCGCATGGCGGAAGAATCTGGGTCGAGAGTGCAGAAGGCGAAGGTTCCACTTTTCATTTTACCCTTCCATTATAATTAGATCGTTGAATCCAAATCTTGGAGAACGGTATGCGCAAGATCGCTTCCGGCGTTTTCATCGAGGACGAATTCCCTGCCGTCTTGCTCGGCGCGGTCGTCACACAGGAAAGTGTAATTGCAGTGGACTGCCCGCTGCGGGTGGAAGATACACGTACCTGGATCGGCACGTTGTCCGATCTCGGCAATGTACGCTACATGGTGCTGCTTGATTCCCACGTGGATCGCGTACTGGGTGCCCGTGTGGTCAACTTCCCAACCCTCGGGCACGATCGCACGCGAATCACCATGAGTACCTGGTCGGACAGTTACAAGGGGAGGGCGAATCCGATCGGAGCAGAAGCAGATCGATTGAAGCGCATTACCGGTGTGCGTCGAGCGGTTCCCCAATTGACGTTTTCAGACGAAATGCAGGTCCATATCGGAGATCGTACGGTGCATTTCCTCCATCGTCCAGGGCCGACTCCGGGTGCGATTTGGATGGTGCTGCCGGAAGCGAAAGTCATATTTATTGGGGATGCGGTCACGGTCAAAGAGCCCCCTTATCTTGGAAACGCAAACATCGATCAATGGCTGGAGAGTCTCGACGATTTGAGGGGCGCGCATTTTCGTACGTACAAGTTCGTATCGGGGAGGGACGGATTGGTCAAGCGCAGCGATATCAACGACATGGCGCGCTTCTTACGGCGTGTTCCGAATCGAATCCAGGATTTTGCGAAACGAGGCGGCTCTCCCGAACTTGCCGATGACTATGCAAAGGAATTGATCACGAGTTTTCCAAAGGTTCAGTCTGCCAGGGCTGATACATGTATGCTCAGGCTAAGAGCGAGTGTGATACACCTTCATTCCAGAATGTACCCTTCCGATAATTAAGACATTAGAAGTGGTTTCGTTCATCTAACTCTTTCGCATAAAACGAGGTCATTTTTCGATGGAATATGCAGTGGTTTTGGAGGTCACGCGGGGTGAAATCGTAGAATCCCTGCATCACGGCGCCGTGGCGATCTCAGATTCAAGTGGGGCGTTGGAAGCATGGTGTGGAGATCCGGGAATCGTGACCTACATGCGCTCTTCGGCGAAGCCGCTTCAAGCGTTGTGCCTGCTCGAATCGGGTGCGGCAGAGCACTTCGATTTCACTTCGGAGCAACTCGCCATCGTCTGTGCCTCCCACGATGGAACGGATGACCACGTAGCAGCGGTTGTATCGATTCTGGATCGGATCGGCCTGGAGGAGAGCGCCCTTCACTGTGGCGTCCATCGTCCTTTCGACAGAGAAACGGCCCAGCGCTTACGGAAAGAAGGTCGAGCGTTTTCCCCACTGCGTAATAATTGCTCCGGCAAGCATGCCGGGATGCTGGCTTCGGCGACTTTCCTGCAGGAGTCCACCGGCGACTACGAGCAGCCCGATCACCCGGTGCAGCGGCGAATCCGGAAGATCGTCGCCGAGATGTGTGGACTCGAAGAGGCTGATATTGCCATCGGTGTTGACGGCTGTACCGTGCCCACGTTTGGCGTTTCGCTGTGTGCGGCCTCCACGGCCTTTGCCCGACTGGTGGATCCGAATGGATTGCCCTCGATACGAGTTCAAGCCTGTGATGCCGTGGTGGCCGCGATGACGGAACACCCTTTTTTGGTGGCTGGATCCGGCCGCTTCGACACGCGTTTGATACGGGCAACGAACGGGCGTATCGTGAGTAAGGCAGGAGCGGAGGGTTTTCAGGCACTGGGGATACGCCCTGGAAGCCTGGGGCCCAATTCGCCCGGTTTGGGTGTGGCGATCAAGATCGCCGATGGTGACTATGCACGGCGAGCCCGCTCGTTGATCAGCCTGGAAGTCCTGCGTTTGCTGGAAGTATTATCTCCGGAAGAGTACGCCGAACTCGTACAGGATGCTACGAGTATCAGCAACAATCGGGGGCACGTCGTCGGTGAACTTCGTCCAACGATCCGTCTCATGCGAGGAGTGCTGTAGAATTCGTGAGCACGTATGTAGGGCTGCAAGACGCAGCCCGGGGGCTTCTACGCATCGATTTGTCACCGGAGCAGATGGCGGCATTCGAACGCTACGCCGCCGAGTTAATCTCCTGGAATCAACGTATCAATCTGACCGCAATCACCGATCCGGTGAACATCGAGATCAAGCATTTCCTGGATTCGATGACCTGCATTCTGGTGATGGGTGCACCCAGATATGAACGCGTGGTGGATGTGGGGAGCGGTGCGGGGTTCCCCGGATTGCCGTTGAAGATACTGCGTCCCAAGATGAAATTAACCCTGGTCGAATCGATCGGCAAGAAAGTCGAATTTTGCCGGCACGTGATCGAAAGGCTCGGTTTGAACGGTGTCGAACTGCTCCACGATCGCGCGGAAAACATTGGCCATGCAGATGAGCATCGTCAGAAATATGATTGGGCGGTGGCTCGTGCTGTCGCTTCCATGCCCGTGCTGGTGGAATATCTGTTGCCGCTGCTGCGCGTTGGTGGAAAAGCGGTGATCCAAAAGGGTGAGACCGGTCCTGTTGAAGCGCATGCTGCAGAGGAAGCGCTGCGGATCTTAGGCGGAAGGCTGAAGCAGATCATTCCCCTCGAGTTGCCGCGCGTCGTCGAAACGCGTTATTTGATCGTGGTCGAAAAAAGCGCAGCGACGCCGCCGAGATACCCTCGAAGGGTTGGCATTCCTGCGAAACGTCCCCTTGCATGAATCATTATTTCGATGCAGGCAGGATCATTCATCCGGGAAAGAGGAAATGACCCCATCTGCAATCCGGCGCAGCACGGCACGGCTGCGAAATTCCTCGGTAAACATATCCAGATCGGCGGACGTGAGAATCGCTTGATGCGCCGTACTCAGCCGTTCGAGTAAATCTGCTCTACGCATGGGGTCCAGTTCCGCCATGACTTCGTCTAAGAGCAAAACCGGGTATTCCCCGGTTTTCTGCCGTAGCCAATCCACCTCGGCCAGTTGAGTCGCCAGCATGGCCGTGCGGTTCTGGCCGCGCGACCCGTAATATCGAAGATCGATGTCGTTGGCCAGAAACCGGAAATCGTCTCGATGGGGGCCGATCGTGGTGGTACCGCGGGCGATCTCCTCGGTCCGTTTGCGTTGGAGAGCGGTCATCATCGTGGACTGGATTGCTTCTGCGCCGGTCTGCTCCTCATCGTCAATCGGTGCGTTTTCTTCTCCCTTACCTGATTCGGATCGAGGCGATGGCAAGAACGATGGAAGATATTCCAGTCGTAAGCTTTCCTTTCCCCGGGAGATGTCATGATGGATCGGGCGCGCGCGTTCATTGATCTCCTGCAGCGTGGCCAGGCGCGTCGTAATCAATGTGGCAGCGTACTCGCAAAGTTTTTCATCCCAGTATGTGATCTCGCCTTTGCCGGGTTGGCGTTCCTGCAGCCGCTTGAGCAATGCGTTGCGCTGGGAAAGCACGGCGGTATATTCTGACAGGGCTTGGGCATAACCGGGATCCGCCTGGCAAAGTGCGTTGTCGAGGAAGTCGCGTCGTTCGGACGGCGAGCCTTCCACGACGCGCATGTCTTTGGGCAGGAACATCACCGCATTGAAGACGCCGGCCAACTGGCTTACTCTGCGTTTAACGCCGTTGACCAGCACCTCCCTGCGCAGGCGCTGGCTGTTCGTCGGGCCGACGCTGTTGAGGATGATGCGGATTTCGATGCGCAGCGGTTTGGGTTTATGAGCCGCGCTTTCGGCTTCGTGTGATGCAAGTGTGTTGCGCTGGATTTCAGCCACGATACGGGCGAAAGGCGGCGAATCCTGCAGTGCATCGAAATGAATCAGGTGGCGGTCGTTGCTCGTGTGTGGGGATTGCGCAGTAGTCAGGTAATGGATGGCATCGAGCAGGCTCGTCTTTCCCTGTGCGTTTGCACCTACCAGAATGGTCACGCCTGCGGTGAAGGCCAGATCGAGACGAGTGAAGTTTCGAAAATGGGTAAGCGACAGGTGGTTTAATTGCATCGGCGCATGGATTGTAGCATAGGATCACGCCGCGGATCGGCCGGCGCGAAGCGTAATCTGAATATCAATTTACGCCTATGATGTCCTACGCGCCCGGAGGAACTTCGACTTGGGTTTCTTCGATTTTCCAGACCTCGTTGGCGCGATCGATGAAGAGCACGCCATCGAGATGATCGATTTCGTGCTGGAAAATACGCGCAAGCCAGCCATTGGGTTTCAGACGGAAGGGTTTTCCGTGCCGGTCGAGTCCTTTGACCGTGATCTTCTCGTAGCGTACGACTTCACCATAAAATCCTGGGATGGATAAGCAGGCTTCGTTTCCTAAAACCGTGTCCTTCGAACGGCGCACGATTTCGGGGTTTACGACGGCATACAGCTTGGCAGGCTTGTTTTCCTTTTCAGGATCTTCAGAACCCTCGCCGTATTCGACGACGATCACGCGCTGCCCGATGTCCACTTGCGGAGCGGCCAGCCCCACGCCGTTGGCGGCGCGCATGGTTTCGATCATGTCCTCGATTAAAGTCTCGATGGCCGGTGTAATGCTGTGAACGTTCTTGGCGCGCTGGCGCAGTGTTGGATTTGGTGGGGTAACAATTTCACGGATAGCCATGGTTTTGATCTTCTTCGGATTCCGGGAACTTCTTTACGTTGGAATACTCATCGTGATAGATATCTAGTAATTCTACCATCTCGCTTTGACGCTGCTTGCGCTCCATCTCGTGTTGCCTTTGGATCAACGCCTCCTGGGCGTGAACGATGTCCTGCTGTACACCCACGGGATCGAACACGCCTTCGAAGACGAACATGGCAGTGCCGATGTTGGTGACCACATCGCCGTAGTTCATGAAATAACCGAGAACGCCTTTGCGATCGACCTCGGTGCTGAGCACGTTTTCCAGCGGCGCCACTTTACGCACTTCACGGGACAGCGGTTTCTTATAGACGTCGACGATCTGCTCCGGGGTAATCTGGTAGATGTCGTTGGACCAATCCACGTATCGATACCACCACCATAAAACCAGCACGATCTGCAGCAGAACGACGAGGGTGATGAACGTCGCTGTCGGGAGAAAAGTGACCCGGCTGGCAAATCCGGCGGCGAGCAGAATGACCGTAATCAGGATGAGGATGGAGGGAGCTGCAATCTCGCGCAGCAGAACGGCCCAGTGTTTGCGGTATGTAATGACGTCCTGTTCCTCATAGCGGACTTTGAAGAAGGAATGGAAGAGACCGGGTCTGCTCTCGGTTTGTTCCCGCATGGGCGCTTTTTCGATTTCGACTGTCGACTGCTCTTCCGGCTCGGGTTCCGGAGCGAGTCGCTGGCGAACGGCATCCCGTAAACTCTCGCGATCGGTCTGTTCCTGCTGGGTGCGCAAACGCTGCCAGTGCTCTTCAATGATGGCGGCCATGGCGGCGGGATTCTCCACGTTGCGGAAAACGACTTTGCCCGTATACGTGCGAATCACCACGTCGCCGTAGTCCATCATGCGGCCGACCATTTCCGTACTGACACTGACGGAAAGCAGCATGTGCAGCGGCGCTTCGACGCGGCTGTCGTAGATGCCGACGATTTTTTCCAGCCAGACCGCCCTGCGATTGGTGACGATATAGTAATCGTTGCTCCAGTCGATCCAACGCCAGACGGCGAGGGCGAACGCAGATACGAGCATGACTGCACCGACCCATGAAATTACCGTTTGTTCGCGAACGAGACCATAGATGATGAGCAGCGCGGCTGTGGCCAGAAGGAACATCGGCAGGGTGAGGGATTGAAACAGCAGCACGTTGTGCTTGCGCGCCAGGCCGTAGATCACTTCATCGTCGGCCAGCCAATCGAAGCGTACTTTCCGAGCCAACCGGCGGCTTTGGACGGCGAATCGCAGACTTGCCAGCGCTGCGGGGTGCTGCTTCATGAAATCCGTCATCGCCAGCCGGTCCCAGCGGTAGACGATCGTGGGCAGAGCAGCTCGGACAGTGGCGAATCGAGACTGGGTGTAGATCATCTCGATTTCCCCGAACGTGTCACCCGCTTTCAACTTGGCGAGTATGTCTTCCCCTCGTTCGGGATGCTTGTGAACAACCTCGACCTCGCCCTCGGCAATGAAATACATTGCCTTCGGCCGTGAGCCTTGATGGATGACGACCGTCCCC
The window above is part of the Anaerolineales bacterium genome. Proteins encoded here:
- a CDS encoding phage holin family protein, yielding MNRFALRWIINMIALYVTVGTGWISGIHAENTTGLAILAMALVFTLVHNVLSPLLKLLSCSLIVLTMGLFVLIINTFLFWLTGWIGNSFTPGFGYTVDSVWAAFLGSLVVGVVNIVLSFVFREELKSKRERSRD
- a CDS encoding GAF domain-containing protein, coding for MTSDLPATERARASLELLYSISRELTSELDLNELLQRILKLTSEKVAAISGSIIVLDENGHLTEGAVFYDGKVIDHTTEKLEDPFDRGLAGWVFENRKPAFVSSTLDDERWLQQSADEADEGSRSAISVPLLLRERVVGVLTMVHSQTSYFSEDDLTLLQAIADQASVAVENARLFTAEQERRRFASTLQEIARTINATLDPTQVFSQILDQLARLITYDSASIFVVEGENLTLVAARGLKDEAAILGMKVPIGLNTLTGAVIKNAEPLCVENVQLDDRWIKWEKHPESETIRSWIGAPLIVRDRAVGVLNVDNNSAGVFGPAEVELVTAFAEQAATAVANTQLFAESQRRVQALSALAHTAQVVTESINIDEVIKRILKRTLSSLDAEAASVALLDETTDTLEFKFVSGKSADHLVGLRLKRGQGIAGWVVENSEPVVIPDVQKDSRFFPKIDEQTGFITNSIVAAPIMAESRTIGVLEAINHRGDTFREEQIELLMGIAYLAGSAIIRARLFSETRSAQMRYASLFEDSIDPLLITDLNGSIKDANRHAERFLGQSRESLRERSVFELGIPYADKVEQELAQLDPGETFSSEPPMPQSEDQSLPIEIHVKRIDIDQQPVFQWILRDVSERIELEQLRSDLTSMIFHDLRAPIGNIISSLEVLETSTVKEDEAFQSVLSIAQRSSRRASRLIESLLDLDRLEAGNAVIDKQKTSITALIKEAVEEVRPMAEAKEHTLEIEPMPELPEVDIDFDLILRVMTNLLENAIKYTRTGGEIRVSAQKAKGVLDVSVRDSGSGIPPADRKRIFEKYARIHRKGKPKGRGLGLAFCRLAVEAHGGRIWVESAEGEGSTFHFTLPL
- a CDS encoding asparaginase codes for the protein MEYAVVLEVTRGEIVESLHHGAVAISDSSGALEAWCGDPGIVTYMRSSAKPLQALCLLESGAAEHFDFTSEQLAIVCASHDGTDDHVAAVVSILDRIGLEESALHCGVHRPFDRETAQRLRKEGRAFSPLRNNCSGKHAGMLASATFLQESTGDYEQPDHPVQRRIRKIVAEMCGLEEADIAIGVDGCTVPTFGVSLCAASTAFARLVDPNGLPSIRVQACDAVVAAMTEHPFLVAGSGRFDTRLIRATNGRIVSKAGAEGFQALGIRPGSLGPNSPGLGVAIKIADGDYARRARSLISLEVLRLLEVLSPEEYAELVQDATSISNNRGHVVGELRPTIRLMRGVL
- the rsmG gene encoding 16S rRNA (guanine(527)-N(7))-methyltransferase RsmG, with protein sequence MSTYVGLQDAARGLLRIDLSPEQMAAFERYAAELISWNQRINLTAITDPVNIEIKHFLDSMTCILVMGAPRYERVVDVGSGAGFPGLPLKILRPKMKLTLVESIGKKVEFCRHVIERLGLNGVELLHDRAENIGHADEHRQKYDWAVARAVASMPVLVEYLLPLLRVGGKAVIQKGETGPVEAHAAEEALRILGGRLKQIIPLELPRVVETRYLIVVEKSAATPPRYPRRVGIPAKRPLA
- the recF gene encoding DNA replication/repair protein RecF; translated protein: MQLNHLSLTHFRNFTRLDLAFTAGVTILVGANAQGKTSLLDAIHYLTTAQSPHTSNDRHLIHFDALQDSPPFARIVAEIQRNTLASHEAESAAHKPKPLRIEIRIILNSVGPTNSQRLRREVLVNGVKRRVSQLAGVFNAVMFLPKDMRVVEGSPSERRDFLDNALCQADPGYAQALSEYTAVLSQRNALLKRLQERQPGKGEITYWDEKLCEYAATLITTRLATLQEINERARPIHHDISRGKESLRLEYLPSFLPSPRSESGKGEENAPIDDEEQTGAEAIQSTMMTALQRKRTEEIARGTTTIGPHRDDFRFLANDIDLRYYGSRGQNRTAMLATQLAEVDWLRQKTGEYPVLLLDEVMAELDPMRRADLLERLSTAHQAILTSADLDMFTEEFRSRAVLRRIADGVISSFPDE
- the def gene encoding peptide deformylase, producing the protein MAIREIVTPPNPTLRQRAKNVHSITPAIETLIEDMIETMRAANGVGLAAPQVDIGQRVIVVEYGEGSEDPEKENKPAKLYAVVNPEIVRRSKDTVLGNEACLSIPGFYGEVVRYEKITVKGLDRHGKPFRLKPNGWLARIFQHEIDHLDGVLFIDRANEVWKIEETQVEVPPGA
- a CDS encoding cyclic nucleotide-binding domain-containing protein — translated: MKFSSAFDLLCSTHFLRQEPEDDMRALAATLKRETYEAGTVVIHQGSRPKAMYFIAEGEVEVVHKHPERGEDILAKLKAGDTFGEIEMIYTQSRFATVRAALPTIVYRWDRLAMTDFMKQHPAALASLRFAVQSRRLARKVRFDWLADDEVIYGLARKHNVLLFQSLTLPMFLLATAALLIIYGLVREQTVISWVGAVMLVSAFALAVWRWIDWSNDYYIVTNRRAVWLEKIVGIYDSRVEAPLHMLLSVSVSTEMVGRMMDYGDVVIRTYTGKVVFRNVENPAAMAAIIEEHWQRLRTQQEQTDRESLRDAVRQRLAPEPEPEEQSTVEIEKAPMREQTESRPGLFHSFFKVRYEEQDVITYRKHWAVLLREIAAPSILILITVILLAAGFASRVTFLPTATFITLVVLLQIVLVLWWWYRYVDWSNDIYQITPEQIVDVYKKPLSREVRKVAPLENVLSTEVDRKGVLGYFMNYGDVVTNIGTAMFVFEGVFDPVGVQQDIVHAQEALIQRQHEMERKQRQSEMVELLDIYHDEYSNVKKFPESEEDQNHGYP